One Dromiciops gliroides isolate mDroGli1 chromosome 3, mDroGli1.pri, whole genome shotgun sequence DNA segment encodes these proteins:
- the MANEAL gene encoding glycoprotein endo-alpha-1,2-mannosidase-like protein, giving the protein MARRRRRACIALFLVLLFAFGTLMGLRTLKAPDGLPELAPGLELGPFERRAPVPAGPPAAEAEAARAPQPPPPAPPRTAAGPSPAPAPVPAPGAGPPVYSDLHVFYYSWYGSPRGREGRYVHWDHVMVPHWDPKVSASYPKGRHSPPDDLGSSFYPELGPYSSRDPEVLREHMNQLKAAAIGVLVLSWYPPGMADDNGEPSDDLVPAILDTAHQYSIKVAFHIQPYKGRDDRTLHDNVKYIIDTYGSHGAFYRYKNSMGRSLPLFYIYDSYLTPPEAWAHLLTPSGSHSIRNTPYDGVFIALLVEEGHKRDILSAGFDGMYTYFASNGFSFGSSHQNWKAVKTFCDANNLMFIPSVGPGYIDTSIRPWNNHNTRNRVNGKYYETALQAALTVRPEIVSITSFNEWHEGTQIEKAIPKKTLTRLYLDYLPHQPNLYLQLTRRWAEHFIKEKEQWLM; this is encoded by the exons ATGGCCCGGCGGCGGCGCCGCGCTTGCATCGCgctcttcctggttctgctcttcgcCTTTGGCACCCTAATGGGACTGCGCACTTTGAAGGCGCCCGATGGGCTCCCAGAGCTCGCCCCGGGACTGGAGCTGGGCCCATTTGAGCGCCGTGCCCCCGTGCCCGCCGGGCCTCCAGCAGCAGAGGCGGAGGCCGCCCGTGCTCCGCAGCCGCCTCCCCCTGCGCCGCCGCGCACAGCTGCGGGGCCGAGCCCTGCCCCGGCTCCTGTTCCTGCCCCAGGAGCTGGCCCTCCTGTCTACTCAGACCTGCACGTCTTCTACTATTCGTGGTATGGCAGTCCACGGGGCCGGGAGGGCCGCTATGTGCACTGGGACCACGTTATGGTGCCGCACTGGGACCCTAAAGTGTCTGCCAGCTACCCCAAGGGCCGCCATAGCCCCCCGGATGATCTGGGCTCCAGCTTCTACCCTGAGCTGGGACCCTACAGCTCCAGGGATCCCGAGGTCTTGCGGGAGCATATGAACCAGCTCAAAGCTGCTGCCATCG GGGTCCTGGTCCTGTCCTGGTACCCACCAGGCATGGCTGATGACAATGGGGAACCCTCAGATGATCTAGTACCTGCTATTCTTGATACTGCACATCAGTATAGCATCAAG GTGGCTTTTCACATACAGCCCTACAAGGGTAGGGATGACCGGACGCTTCATGACAATGTCAAGTACATCATTGATAC GTACGGATCCCATGGGGCATTTTATCGCTACAAAAACAGCATGGGCAGGAGCCTGCCACTCTTCTACATCTATGACTCATACCTTACCCCACCTGAGGCTTGGGCCCACCTCCTCACCCCCTCGGGATCCCACTCAATCAGAAACACTCCCTATGACGGGGTGTTCATCGCCCTACTGGTGGAAGAGGGGCACAAGCGTGACATCTTGTCTGCTGGCTTTGATGGCATGTATACATACTTTGCCTCCAATGGATTCTCCTTTGGCTCCTCCCATCAGAACTGGAAGGCAGTCAAGACTTTCTGTGATGCCAACAATCTGATGTTCATTCCGAGCGTGGGACCAGGCTATATTGACACTAGCATCAGGCCCTGGAACAACCACAATACCCGGAACCGGGTCAATGGCAAGTACTACGAGACAGCCCTGCAGGCAGCCCTCACAGTGAGGCCAGAGATTGTCTCCATCACTTCCTTTAATGAGTGGCATGAAGGGACCCAGATTGAGAAGGCCATCCCCAAGAAGACCCTCACGAGGCTCTACCTGGACTACCTGCCCCACCAGCCTAACTTGTACCTGCAGCTGACTCGGCGATGGGCTGAgcatttcattaaagagaaggAACAATGGTTGATGTGA